A genomic window from Agrobacterium tumefaciens includes:
- a CDS encoding 3'-5' exonuclease, with amino-acid sequence MTSQLDFFAPAAARLAQAERGRKKAGGGETTQKAVADDETLAAYLESTGSYRILRRLQPRAVVERPKPGFPRRGIILDTETTGLDHRTDEIIEIGVIAFTFDDQGVIGDVTGIYGGLRQPGIAIPEEITRLTGITDEMVAGQAIDIERLTSLVADADLIIAHNAGFDRPFCESFSPIFRDKAWACSVKEIDWRARGFEGNKLGYLIGQSGYFHDGHRAVDDCFALLEVLEQQRPGQTGTPFAELHEASRLSRVRIYAENSPFEMKDHLKKRGYRWSDGSDGRPKSWWVELPEEKLEEELHFLRTEIYRWDADPMVKRLTAFDRFKAG; translated from the coding sequence ATGACCTCCCAGTTGGATTTTTTTGCCCCCGCGGCGGCGCGGCTTGCCCAGGCCGAACGAGGGCGAAAAAAAGCGGGTGGTGGCGAAACAACGCAGAAGGCGGTTGCTGACGACGAGACGCTTGCCGCTTATCTCGAATCCACCGGCAGTTACCGCATCCTGCGCAGGCTTCAGCCCCGTGCCGTCGTCGAGCGGCCGAAACCCGGATTTCCCCGTCGGGGCATTATCCTTGATACGGAAACAACGGGCCTCGACCATCGAACCGACGAGATCATAGAAATAGGTGTCATCGCCTTCACATTCGACGATCAGGGTGTGATTGGCGATGTCACCGGTATCTATGGCGGCCTGCGCCAGCCCGGCATTGCCATTCCCGAAGAGATCACGCGCCTGACGGGTATTACCGATGAAATGGTCGCGGGACAGGCGATAGACATCGAGCGGTTGACGTCCCTTGTCGCCGATGCCGATCTCATCATTGCCCACAATGCCGGCTTCGACCGTCCCTTTTGCGAGAGCTTCTCGCCGATCTTCCGGGACAAGGCCTGGGCCTGTTCCGTAAAGGAGATAGACTGGCGGGCACGGGGCTTTGAAGGCAACAAGCTTGGTTATCTGATCGGCCAGTCCGGCTATTTCCACGATGGCCACCGCGCTGTCGATGATTGTTTCGCGTTGCTGGAGGTGCTGGAACAGCAGCGCCCCGGCCAGACAGGAACGCCCTTTGCCGAACTCCACGAGGCAAGCCGGCTGTCAAGGGTCCGCATCTACGCGGAAAACAGCCCGTTCGAGATGAAGGATCATCTGAAAAAACGCGGCTACCGCTGGTCGGACGGGTCGGATGGCCGGCCGAAATCCTGGTGGGTGGAGCTGCCGGAGGAAAAGCTCGAGGAAGAGCTGCATTTCCTCCGGACCGAAATCTACCGCTGGGACGCCGATCCCATGGTGAAGCGCCTCACGGCGTTCGACCGGTTCAAGGCCGGTTAG
- a CDS encoding LysR family transcriptional regulator has protein sequence MRFTLRQLEYFIATAEAGSITLASERIRVSQPSISTAISQLEIELNTQLFLRRHAQGLSLTPAGQKILAQAKAVIEQGQNLYIAASEASDQVRGTLSLGCLLTFAPMLLPEVSHSFRAAFPGAQVRPTVADHSVLLSKLERAEIDVALSYDLSIPEGFEFTVLAELPPYVQVAETDPLAALSAITLKELEEREFILLDLPLSRDYFLGLFAAAGVSPNIVAQIQHQEVIRTMVGNQYGYTLANVRPKNKAALDGRRLVGLRLAGEHKPMRIGLIRIGQQVATRMVRSFEDHCKGLISNSYVPGMEAPNLNMRRSVSD, from the coding sequence ATGCGTTTTACGCTTCGCCAACTCGAATATTTCATCGCCACCGCCGAGGCTGGCTCCATCACGCTTGCTTCGGAGCGAATCCGTGTTTCGCAGCCATCGATTTCAACGGCGATCTCGCAGCTGGAAATCGAGCTGAACACCCAGCTCTTCCTGCGGCGGCACGCCCAGGGCCTTTCTCTCACTCCCGCGGGGCAGAAGATACTGGCGCAGGCAAAGGCGGTCATCGAACAGGGACAGAACCTCTATATCGCGGCCTCCGAAGCCTCCGATCAGGTGCGTGGAACGCTTTCGCTGGGCTGTCTGCTCACATTCGCGCCGATGCTTCTGCCGGAAGTCAGCCATAGTTTCAGGGCCGCCTTTCCCGGCGCGCAGGTGAGACCCACGGTCGCCGACCACAGCGTCCTTCTCTCAAAGCTCGAGCGGGCCGAAATCGACGTCGCGCTTTCCTATGACCTGTCTATCCCTGAGGGTTTCGAGTTCACCGTGCTGGCGGAATTGCCGCCCTATGTGCAGGTGGCGGAAACGGATCCTCTCGCTGCACTCTCCGCCATTACCCTCAAGGAGCTTGAAGAGCGGGAATTCATTCTGCTCGACCTGCCCCTGTCGCGGGATTATTTCCTCGGCCTCTTCGCCGCCGCCGGCGTATCGCCCAACATCGTGGCGCAGATCCAGCATCAGGAAGTCATCCGCACGATGGTCGGCAACCAGTATGGTTACACGCTGGCCAATGTCCGCCCCAAGAACAAGGCGGCGCTGGATGGCCGCCGGCTCGTCGGCCTTCGTCTGGCGGGCGAACACAAGCCCATGCGCATCGGCCTCATCCGCATCGGCCAGCAGGTGGCCACACGCATGGTCCGCAGTTTCGAGGACCATTGCAAAGGTCTGATATCGAACAGCTATGTGCCGGGCATGGAAGCGCCCAATCTGAACATGCGCCGCAGTGTTTCCGACTAG
- a CDS encoding glycosyl hydrolase — MFADQPADANDRIVDAMTNQEKVDLLSGFGMWKTAGIAAHGIKPIVMTDGTYGVRYSIPQIDSDERGGMDLDAFLSVVNQRASDVSIAWGEMKPATCFPNGSAMGNSWDEALMQRLGTLLGKECRAMGVHLLLGPGINIRRTPLAGRSYEYYSEDPLVTGRLSAAVIEGIQSQGVGTSLKHFACNNSEVERTTMDSIVDERALREIYLKGFEIAIRQSNPWTIMSSYNRLNGVQASQDPWLLDDVLRKEWGFKGVVVSDWHGIKDRPASLIAGGDLDMPESPRRKADLLAALNSGTVPAATVDLSCKRMLDLIELCHKGAEGAVPAYTADEHHAEARAMAAASMVLVRNEGLLPIRPGMRRIVVVGRDAGTPVIQGSGCATTIPTMVDQPLEQLQKALGADQTLTFRTEADAETLELAANADLVLVYTSTEGAYDGEGSDRTTLTLGPGQDEMIAALAAVSDRVAVVIACPDAVEMPWIDKVGAVLVTFYSGQAMGGAVADVLTGAVNPSGKLSVTFPKRLTDVPGFLHYPGENGQHVYGEGIHVGYRSYDMREIEPLFPFGHGLSYTTFSYAEMSLSATEIGLNDEITVAFTVTNTGDRAGAEVAQLYLQAPGKRLKRSPQELKGFAKPVLQPGESRKIQLTLKGSDLAIWDPALKRWVLEGVEARLVVGASSRSPQLSADLKLKPSVLPFRRLAYDTQPAYVLPNAIACDGICAYLTARCNISPEDAMRMLQHCANSFFGIFTSLERRLRLSIPEAEVAHLIKEINATMDAAEARL, encoded by the coding sequence ATGTTCGCCGATCAACCCGCAGACGCGAATGACAGGATCGTCGATGCGATGACCAATCAGGAAAAGGTCGATCTGCTGTCGGGCTTCGGCATGTGGAAGACAGCAGGCATTGCCGCGCATGGCATCAAGCCCATCGTCATGACGGACGGCACCTATGGCGTGCGTTACTCCATTCCCCAGATCGACAGTGATGAACGCGGCGGCATGGACCTCGATGCGTTCCTGTCCGTGGTCAACCAGCGGGCCAGCGACGTTTCCATCGCCTGGGGCGAAATGAAGCCCGCCACCTGCTTTCCAAACGGTTCGGCCATGGGCAACAGCTGGGACGAAGCGCTGATGCAGCGCCTCGGCACCTTACTCGGCAAGGAATGCCGGGCGATGGGCGTGCACCTCTTGCTGGGCCCCGGCATCAACATACGCCGCACGCCGCTCGCCGGCCGTTCCTATGAATATTATTCGGAAGACCCGCTCGTGACCGGCAGGCTCTCGGCGGCCGTGATCGAAGGTATCCAGTCGCAGGGCGTCGGCACGTCGCTCAAGCATTTCGCCTGCAACAATTCCGAGGTGGAACGCACGACGATGGACAGTATCGTCGATGAGCGCGCCCTGCGTGAAATCTATCTCAAGGGCTTCGAAATCGCGATCAGGCAGTCCAACCCCTGGACGATCATGTCCTCCTATAACCGCCTCAACGGCGTTCAGGCCTCGCAGGACCCATGGCTCCTTGATGATGTTCTTCGCAAGGAGTGGGGTTTTAAAGGCGTCGTCGTTTCAGACTGGCACGGCATCAAGGACCGCCCCGCCTCGCTGATTGCGGGCGGTGACCTGGACATGCCTGAAAGCCCGCGCCGAAAGGCCGATCTTCTCGCAGCACTCAATTCCGGTACGGTCCCTGCCGCAACAGTGGACCTCTCCTGCAAACGAATGCTGGATCTGATCGAACTTTGCCACAAGGGCGCAGAAGGTGCGGTTCCCGCCTATACGGCGGACGAGCATCACGCCGAGGCGCGTGCGATGGCGGCGGCCTCCATGGTGCTGGTACGTAATGAGGGCCTATTGCCGATCCGGCCCGGGATGCGGCGGATCGTCGTCGTCGGCCGTGATGCCGGCACGCCGGTCATCCAGGGTTCGGGTTGCGCCACCACCATTCCGACCATGGTGGATCAGCCGCTGGAGCAATTACAGAAGGCACTCGGCGCCGACCAGACGCTGACCTTCCGCACGGAAGCGGATGCCGAGACCCTCGAACTGGCCGCCAATGCGGACCTCGTGCTGGTCTATACCTCGACCGAGGGCGCCTATGACGGCGAAGGCTCCGACCGCACCACTCTGACGCTCGGTCCCGGACAGGACGAGATGATCGCGGCGCTTGCTGCAGTCTCCGACAGGGTTGCGGTCGTCATCGCCTGCCCCGACGCGGTTGAAATGCCGTGGATTGACAAGGTGGGCGCGGTACTCGTCACCTTCTATTCCGGACAGGCGATGGGCGGCGCCGTTGCCGACGTGCTGACCGGTGCCGTCAATCCCTCAGGCAAACTTTCCGTCACCTTCCCGAAGCGCCTGACCGATGTTCCAGGCTTCCTCCACTATCCCGGCGAAAACGGCCAGCATGTCTATGGAGAAGGTATTCATGTGGGTTACAGATCCTATGACATGCGCGAGATCGAGCCGCTGTTCCCCTTCGGCCACGGCCTGAGCTACACCACATTTTCTTATGCGGAGATGTCTCTTTCCGCCACAGAGATCGGCTTGAACGACGAGATCACCGTCGCCTTCACGGTCACCAACACAGGCGATCGTGCCGGTGCAGAAGTCGCGCAGCTCTATCTTCAGGCACCGGGCAAGAGGCTTAAGCGCTCGCCGCAGGAGCTGAAGGGCTTCGCAAAGCCCGTGCTGCAACCGGGCGAAAGCAGGAAAATCCAGCTCACGCTGAAAGGCTCCGATCTGGCGATCTGGGATCCCGCCCTCAAGCGCTGGGTGCTGGAAGGCGTCGAGGCGCGCCTCGTCGTCGGGGCTTCCTCACGTTCGCCGCAACTCAGCGCCGATCTCAAGCTGAAACCTTCGGTCCTGCCGTTCCGCCGCCTGGCCTATGACACGCAGCCGGCCTATGTGCTTCCGAATGCAATCGCCTGCGACGGTATCTGCGCCTATCTCACCGCCCGTTGCAATATTTCGCCGGAAGATGCGATGCGGATGCTTCAGCATTGCGCAAATTCCTTCTTCGGCATTTTCACATCGCTGGAGCGGCGTCTGCGCCTTTCCATCCCCGAGGCCGAGGTCGCTCATCTCATCAAGGAGATCAATGCGACGATGGATGCAGCGGAGGCGAGATTGTGA
- a CDS encoding ABC transporter permease subunit, which produces MAELSAAQTPASRRPTLDSLWLSTPGLAYMALLLILPAGALIWQSFVDPKTGAFDLSVYRQMFSAGVYVKVLANTFAIAAQVTIVCLLVAYPIAVWLAGMEERRRRMAMWLVLLPFWVSPLLKNFAWIVLLARKGIVAQLLVSMGFDTELNLLYGRGAVVFGMAHAMLPIAILTMLPTMLSIDSRLVPAAMTMGASRSQSFWRIFVPLSMPGVAAAGLLIFVMGLGFFITPALLGSPNETVIGQMMITQVQKLFNLRLAGALAALLLAVTLITIAVYDRFFGMSSVSGHGAVARRGGVIGAIGGIVIECGAAISEFIARLLPARLGRGAFTVFVWLVIAILIVPVLAFPPMAFSGSTFLEFPPKSFSLRWFQAYMGSDQWMGATTRSAIIAVVAGVIATIISGLAAYGLARSHRKAGGLIFLSFMLPMVVPNIVIGVSLFYVLAKVGLIATNTGIVLGHTLSAMPIVFVILLTTFRSVDWRLLQAAATLGANRWQQVRLILLPLVKGGAVAAFLFGLLHSFEELTIALFVGAGVKQTLPKQMWDDIILSISPTLAAASVFIVVVVTVLFVIAEKARPR; this is translated from the coding sequence ATGGCTGAACTTTCCGCCGCACAAACGCCTGCCAGCCGACGCCCGACGCTCGACAGCCTTTGGCTTTCCACGCCGGGTCTCGCCTATATGGCGCTGTTGCTGATCCTTCCGGCTGGCGCGCTGATCTGGCAATCCTTCGTCGATCCGAAAACGGGCGCCTTCGACCTCTCCGTCTACCGCCAGATGTTTTCGGCGGGCGTCTATGTCAAAGTCCTTGCCAACACCTTCGCCATCGCCGCGCAGGTCACCATCGTCTGCCTGCTTGTCGCCTACCCGATTGCGGTCTGGCTGGCCGGCATGGAGGAACGCCGGCGGCGCATGGCGATGTGGCTTGTGCTCCTGCCCTTCTGGGTAAGCCCGCTCCTGAAGAATTTCGCGTGGATCGTGCTTCTTGCGCGCAAGGGCATCGTCGCACAATTGCTCGTCAGCATGGGTTTCGATACCGAACTCAACCTGCTTTACGGACGGGGAGCGGTCGTCTTCGGCATGGCCCACGCCATGTTGCCCATCGCCATCCTGACCATGCTTCCGACGATGCTTTCCATCGACAGCCGCCTCGTTCCGGCCGCCATGACCATGGGTGCCAGCCGCAGCCAGTCCTTCTGGCGGATTTTCGTACCGCTCTCCATGCCGGGCGTCGCTGCCGCAGGCCTGTTGATCTTCGTCATGGGGCTTGGCTTTTTCATCACGCCGGCGCTGCTCGGCTCGCCCAATGAAACCGTCATCGGACAGATGATGATCACCCAGGTGCAGAAGCTCTTCAACCTGCGGCTCGCCGGCGCTCTCGCCGCCCTGCTGCTCGCGGTCACGCTGATCACCATCGCCGTTTACGATCGCTTCTTCGGCATGTCCTCCGTGTCCGGCCACGGGGCGGTGGCAAGGCGCGGAGGCGTCATCGGAGCCATCGGCGGCATCGTCATCGAGTGCGGCGCGGCGATCAGCGAATTTATCGCCCGCCTGCTGCCGGCGCGTCTCGGACGCGGTGCGTTTACCGTTTTCGTCTGGCTGGTGATTGCGATATTGATCGTACCCGTGCTCGCCTTTCCGCCGATGGCTTTTTCCGGATCGACATTTCTCGAATTTCCGCCGAAGAGCTTCTCGCTGCGCTGGTTCCAGGCCTATATGGGATCGGACCAGTGGATGGGCGCAACCACCCGTTCCGCCATCATCGCCGTCGTTGCCGGCGTCATCGCCACCATCATTTCCGGCCTTGCCGCCTATGGTCTGGCGCGCTCGCACCGGAAAGCCGGCGGGCTGATCTTTCTCTCCTTCATGCTGCCCATGGTGGTTCCGAACATCGTCATCGGCGTTTCCCTGTTCTACGTTCTCGCCAAGGTCGGCCTGATCGCGACAAATACCGGTATCGTGCTTGGGCATACGCTTTCAGCCATGCCGATCGTCTTCGTCATTCTGCTTACGACCTTCCGCAGCGTCGACTGGCGTCTGCTGCAGGCTGCGGCAACGCTGGGCGCCAACCGCTGGCAGCAGGTCCGGCTAATTCTCCTGCCGCTCGTCAAGGGTGGCGCGGTTGCCGCATTCCTGTTCGGCCTGCTTCACTCCTTCGAGGAACTGACGATTGCGCTGTTCGTCGGTGCCGGTGTCAAGCAGACGCTGCCGAAACAGATGTGGGACGATATCATCCTCAGCATTTCCCCCACCCTGGCCGCGGCCTCGGTCTTCATCGTGGTGGTGGTGACGGTCCTCTTCGTCATCGCCGAAAAGGCAAGGCCCCGCTGA
- the argE gene encoding acetylornithine deacetylase yields MTPTEAWLARLIAHPTVSAETNLPLIAEIETALRKAGATCERFPDATGKKASLLARFGPDVAGGLMVSGHVDVVPAAGQDWTVPPFEMTRSNGRLYGRGSADMKGFVACVMALAERMETTNLTAPLWIAISYDEEIGCVGVRPMIDDISARGIFPDLIVVGEPTSMRLGLGHKGKMAFHVAFTGSPRHSAEAPLALNALHIATDFISGLRRLQDEIEAKGPYETGYSVPYATVHVGKLTGGTVVNLMPDRAELFMECRMLAADDPLALADSIRKTGQMALKPHQARFAEAALDIENTGSYPGLSTELDDPAVAAFSECLPVDTAQCRLSFGTEGGLFAQALDVPVVICGPGSMDQGHRPDEFIDETQLAACDEALARAVERFCRSHGQLASHVPKQMNGKL; encoded by the coding sequence GTGACACCGACGGAAGCCTGGCTGGCGCGTCTCATCGCCCATCCCACCGTCAGCGCGGAAACGAACCTGCCGCTGATTGCCGAAATTGAAACCGCGTTGCGGAAGGCCGGCGCGACCTGCGAGCGCTTTCCAGATGCGACGGGGAAGAAGGCGTCCCTTCTTGCCCGCTTCGGGCCCGATGTCGCCGGCGGTCTGATGGTGTCAGGTCACGTCGATGTGGTTCCAGCCGCTGGGCAGGACTGGACCGTTCCGCCCTTCGAAATGACGCGCAGCAACGGACGTCTCTATGGCCGCGGCTCAGCAGATATGAAGGGCTTCGTCGCCTGCGTCATGGCATTGGCCGAGAGGATGGAGACGACAAACCTGACCGCCCCGCTATGGATCGCCATTTCCTATGACGAGGAAATCGGCTGCGTCGGTGTGCGGCCGATGATCGACGATATTTCGGCACGCGGTATTTTTCCCGACCTGATTGTCGTTGGCGAACCCACATCCATGCGGCTGGGGCTCGGGCACAAGGGCAAAATGGCTTTCCACGTCGCGTTTACGGGCTCGCCGCGTCATTCCGCAGAAGCGCCGCTGGCTCTCAACGCCCTGCACATCGCAACCGATTTCATCTCCGGCCTGCGTCGATTGCAGGATGAAATCGAGGCCAAAGGCCCATATGAAACGGGTTATTCGGTTCCCTACGCCACCGTGCATGTCGGCAAGCTCACCGGCGGCACGGTCGTCAATCTGATGCCGGATCGCGCAGAACTGTTTATGGAATGCCGCATGCTCGCGGCGGACGATCCTCTGGCGCTTGCAGACAGCATCCGCAAGACCGGTCAGATGGCGTTGAAACCCCATCAGGCCCGTTTTGCCGAAGCCGCACTCGACATAGAAAATACCGGCAGCTACCCCGGATTGTCGACCGAGCTGGACGATCCAGCAGTCGCAGCCTTTTCAGAATGCTTGCCGGTGGACACGGCGCAATGCCGGTTGAGCTTCGGCACGGAGGGCGGGCTTTTCGCCCAGGCGCTTGATGTTCCGGTGGTGATATGCGGTCCCGGCAGCATGGATCAGGGGCATCGGCCCGATGAATTCATCGACGAAACCCAACTTGCCGCCTGCGACGAGGCGCTTGCCAGGGCAGTGGAAAGGTTTTGCCGCAGCCATGGCCAACTTGCTTCGCATGTCCCAAAGCAGATGAACGGAAAATTGTAA
- a CDS encoding nucleoside hydrolase: MAPLRFLYDCDPGADDALAMLFALGRRDELEMIGVTCVAGNVGLEPVLNNARRILELAGRQDIPVHAGAARPIMASRGRVSIMHGQDGLAGSTLPAPTMPLSDGHAATEISRIARAEGKLHICATGPLTNIALALLLDPQLPEFVSAITIMGGAAFCPGNTTPLAEFNFAVDPHAASIVFDSGIPITMLGLDVTRQAVVSEGMIAEAIAIGTPAAKEAAHLLINYGAKDPCLHDPSAIAWMLAPEIFETVSGHVSIYTDSGPAAGQVIAAINERHLAGRATNATIVTGVDAQAFERLFLDALKKA, translated from the coding sequence ATGGCTCCTTTGCGTTTTCTCTACGATTGCGATCCGGGTGCCGATGATGCGCTGGCGATGCTTTTCGCGCTCGGCCGGCGCGATGAGCTGGAGATGATCGGCGTCACCTGCGTTGCCGGCAATGTCGGCCTCGAGCCCGTGCTGAACAATGCCCGGCGCATTCTGGAACTTGCCGGGCGGCAGGACATTCCGGTCCATGCCGGCGCGGCACGCCCCATCATGGCTTCCAGAGGCAGGGTTTCGATCATGCATGGTCAGGATGGGCTTGCCGGCAGCACGCTGCCCGCACCGACCATGCCCTTGAGCGACGGCCATGCGGCGACAGAAATCTCGAGGATTGCGCGCGCGGAAGGCAAGCTGCATATCTGCGCCACCGGTCCGCTGACCAATATTGCCCTCGCACTTCTCCTCGATCCGCAATTGCCGGAATTCGTCAGCGCGATCACCATCATGGGCGGCGCGGCTTTCTGCCCGGGCAATACAACGCCGCTTGCGGAATTCAATTTCGCAGTCGACCCCCATGCCGCTTCCATCGTCTTCGACAGCGGCATTCCGATCACCATGCTCGGCCTCGACGTTACCCGCCAGGCCGTCGTTTCCGAGGGGATGATCGCCGAAGCCATAGCCATCGGAACGCCGGCGGCGAAAGAAGCCGCCCATCTCCTGATCAATTACGGCGCCAAGGATCCGTGCCTGCACGATCCGAGCGCCATCGCATGGATGCTGGCGCCCGAGATTTTCGAAACCGTTTCCGGCCATGTCTCCATCTACACCGACAGTGGTCCGGCAGCAGGACAGGTGATCGCCGCCATAAACGAGCGGCATCTCGCCGGACGTGCAACCAACGCCACAATCGTCACCGGGGTGGATGCGCAGGCGTTTGAGCGTCTGTTCCTCGACGCACTGAAAAAAGCCTAA
- a CDS encoding ABC transporter ATP-binding protein — protein MRAPASPLTTKGISPDMSATSAATPEHKLRVKGLAKIYGATIALDHVDLEVRKGELLTLLGPSGSGKTTLLQLICGLQEPSAGTVVIDGKDQTYAPVNKRDIGVVFQNYALFPHMTVAENVGFALKMRSLPKSEIDLKVTKALETVGLAHAAGRSPSQLSGGQQQRVALARCLVYDPAIILMDEPLGALDAKLREVMQIEIKRIHRETGATIIFVTHDQQEALALSDRICLMNDGKIAQLGTPRQMYEEPQNLFVADFIGTSSIIRGTVKDGALQTAIGTLPIPGNTPTEGTKGAIVVRPEAITLGEGFCEGRVRETVYGGSELRVIIDAGAQEIIARAPAQKGDVEVGTIIRFGWSPESARFLSDKD, from the coding sequence ATGCGCGCGCCAGCCTCTCCCCTCACGACCAAAGGAATTTCTCCAGACATGTCAGCTACCTCTGCCGCCACGCCCGAACACAAGCTCAGGGTAAAGGGTCTCGCCAAGATTTATGGCGCGACCATCGCCCTCGATCACGTCGATCTCGAAGTTCGCAAAGGCGAACTGCTGACATTGCTCGGACCGTCCGGTTCAGGCAAGACCACCCTTTTGCAACTGATCTGCGGCCTGCAGGAGCCGAGCGCCGGAACGGTCGTCATCGACGGCAAGGACCAGACCTACGCGCCGGTCAACAAGCGTGACATCGGCGTCGTCTTCCAGAATTACGCATTGTTTCCGCATATGACCGTGGCCGAGAATGTCGGTTTTGCACTAAAGATGCGCAGCCTTCCGAAGTCCGAAATCGACCTCAAGGTAACGAAGGCGCTGGAGACGGTCGGTCTTGCCCATGCCGCCGGCCGCTCGCCCTCGCAGCTTTCAGGCGGCCAGCAGCAGCGCGTGGCGCTCGCGCGCTGCCTCGTCTACGATCCGGCCATCATCCTGATGGACGAACCGCTCGGCGCCCTCGACGCCAAGCTGCGCGAGGTGATGCAGATCGAAATCAAGCGCATCCATCGCGAGACGGGTGCGACGATCATTTTCGTCACCCACGACCAACAGGAGGCGCTCGCCCTTTCCGACCGCATCTGCCTGATGAATGACGGCAAGATCGCCCAGCTCGGCACGCCGCGCCAGATGTATGAAGAGCCGCAGAACCTGTTCGTCGCGGATTTTATCGGCACCTCGTCCATCATTCGCGGCACGGTGAAGGATGGCGCGCTGCAAACCGCGATCGGGACGTTGCCCATTCCCGGCAACACACCGACCGAGGGCACGAAGGGCGCGATTGTCGTGCGGCCCGAAGCCATCACGCTCGGCGAAGGATTTTGTGAGGGACGCGTTCGCGAAACCGTTTATGGCGGCTCCGAACTGCGCGTCATCATCGATGCCGGTGCACAGGAGATCATCGCAAGGGCACCTGCCCAGAAGGGTGATGTCGAGGTGGGAACGATCATCCGCTTCGGCTGGTCGCCTGAATCCGCACGTTTCCTCAGCGACAAGGATTGA
- a CDS encoding ABC transporter substrate-binding protein, whose translation MNNSFSRRTFMKATTGLAAVALAAPTVLKGTRAFAGETLVVRDMGGAFYEGFKVAFYDTFAAETGVVIQTNTNEPDPIPQYKMAVDTDTKLFDVALMTPEHVLRIRQLGDKYMLPLNIEVPNKEDFTPNTFEPDFAGVAIFALAMGYRKDTMKKVPTSWADFWNVEAFEGRRGLWRSPVTTLEMALLADGVPLDKLYPLDVDRAFKSLDKIKSKINIWWTSGAHATQLLKDGELDMMSTWSTRAQAAINAGAPAGIVWNGGLFNIDGWTIAGNTEKADLARKFIEWCLDAKRQAAYTDLLACGPTNMKAYDHLSAEKAVLLPTAPDNIKGLTILNAAYWAEHQDDLTQRFEQWILS comes from the coding sequence ATGAATAACAGTTTCTCACGCCGCACATTCATGAAGGCAACCACGGGACTTGCAGCCGTTGCTCTGGCGGCGCCGACAGTTCTGAAAGGCACGCGTGCATTCGCCGGTGAAACGCTGGTGGTGCGCGACATGGGCGGCGCATTCTACGAGGGCTTCAAGGTCGCATTCTACGACACATTTGCCGCTGAAACCGGCGTCGTGATCCAGACCAACACCAATGAGCCGGACCCCATCCCGCAATACAAGATGGCCGTCGATACCGACACCAAGCTGTTTGACGTCGCGCTGATGACGCCGGAACATGTGCTGCGCATCCGCCAGCTCGGCGACAAGTACATGTTGCCGCTCAACATCGAGGTTCCAAACAAGGAAGACTTCACGCCAAATACGTTTGAGCCGGATTTCGCGGGCGTGGCAATCTTCGCGCTTGCCATGGGCTATCGCAAGGACACCATGAAGAAGGTGCCGACGAGCTGGGCCGATTTCTGGAATGTCGAGGCCTTCGAAGGCCGTCGTGGCCTGTGGCGCAGCCCTGTCACCACGCTTGAAATGGCGCTGCTGGCCGACGGCGTTCCGCTCGACAAGCTTTACCCGCTCGACGTCGATCGCGCCTTCAAGAGCCTCGACAAGATCAAGTCCAAGATCAACATCTGGTGGACCTCGGGCGCCCATGCCACGCAGCTGCTCAAGGATGGCGAGCTGGACATGATGTCCACCTGGTCGACCCGCGCGCAGGCGGCAATCAATGCCGGCGCACCGGCAGGCATCGTCTGGAACGGCGGCCTGTTCAACATCGATGGCTGGACCATCGCCGGCAATACCGAAAAAGCCGATCTCGCCCGCAAGTTCATCGAATGGTGCCTCGACGCCAAACGTCAGGCCGCCTATACCGATCTTCTTGCCTGCGGCCCCACCAACATGAAGGCCTATGATCACCTGAGCGCGGAAAAGGCGGTTCTCCTGCCGACGGCTCCGGACAACATCAAGGGCCTGACCATCCTCAACGCCGCCTATTGGGCGGAGCATCAGGATGATCTTACCCAGCGCTTCGAACAGTGGATTCTCAGCTGA